In a genomic window of Glycine max cultivar Williams 82 chromosome 13, Glycine_max_v4.0, whole genome shotgun sequence:
- the LOC100784058 gene encoding cytochrome P450 94C1 translates to MELIPSLPTSSPLLQFFINRVCFSYLLFSMITIILFLIIIIAIARLLKSFFCSCETCQTYLTSSWSETFDNLCDWYAHLLRNSPNKTIHIHVLRNTITANAENVEYILKTKFENFPKGKPFSAILGDFLGKGVFNVDGDAWRFQKKMASLHLNNNSVVASFAFEIVNDEIKNRLTPLLLMNQKNGVVLDLQDVFQRFSFDCICRFSFGLDPDFCLESGSMLVFAKSFDLASKLSAERATAVSPYVWKAKRLLNLGSEKRLKKALRVINALAKEVIKQRREKGFSENKDLLSRFMNTIHDDDTYLRDVVVSFLLAGRDTVASALTSFFYLLGKHPEVESLIRDEADRVIGHDKDLTSFEELKQLHYLQAATHESMRLFPPIQFDSKFCLEDDVLPDGTKVESGTRVTYHPYAMGRLEEIWGCDCLEFRPQRWLKDGVFQPMNPFEYPVFQAGLRVCVGKEVALMEMKSVAVSLLRKFHIELLAPLSFGNPRFSPGLTATFSFGLPVMVRERGTTTTTKPSKGV, encoded by the coding sequence ATGGAACTCATACCATCACTACCTACCTCTTCTCCGTTATTGCAGTTCTTCATCAACCGCGTTTGTTTTTCTTATCTACTCTTCTCAATGATCACCATCATCCTCttcctcatcatcatcatcgcaATCGCGCGTCTGTTAAAGAGCTTTTTCTGCAGCTGCGAAACGTGCCAGACATACCTCACTTCAAGCTGGTCCGAAACCTTCGACAACCTCTGCGACTGGTACGCTCACCTCCTCCGAAACTCGCCGAACAAAACCATCCACATCCACGTTCTTCGGAACACGATCACCGCCAACGCGGAGAACGTGGAGTACATACTCAAGACTAAGTTTGAAAACTTCCCCAAGGGAAAACCCTTCTCTGCGATCCTCGGTGACTTTCTCGGCAAAGGAGTCTTCAACGTCGACGGCGACGCGTGGCGTTTCCAGAAGAAGATGGCGAGCCTACACCTCAACAACAACTCCGTAGTAGCCTCCTTCGCCTTCGAAATCGTCAACGACGAAATCAAGAACAGGCTCACCCCGCTTCTTCTAATGAACCAGAAAAACGGCGTCGTGCTGGACCTGCAAGACGTGTTCCAGAGATTCTCCTTCGACTGCATTTGCAGATTCTCCTTCGGGCTGGACCCAGATTTCTGTCTAGAATCTGGGTCCATGCTCGTGTTTGCGAAAAGCTTCGATCTTGCGTCGAAGCTTTCCGCGGAGAGGGCGACAGCTGTGTCGCCCTACGTCTGGAAGGCGAAGAGGCTGTTGAACCTGGGAAGCGAGAAACGGCTCAAGAAAGCCCTTAGAGTGATTAACGCGCTGGCCAAAGAGGTCATAAAGCAAAGGCGCGAAAAGGGTTTCTCCGAAAACAAAGATTTGTTGTCAAGATTCATGAACACGATCCACGACGATGACACGTATTTACGAGACGTTGTCGTGAGTTTTTTATTGGCGGGTCGTGACACCGTGGCTTCGGCACTCACGAGCTTCTTTTATCTCTTGGGGAAGCACCCTGAAGTTGAATCGTTGATTCGCGATGAAGCAGATCGCGTAATTGGGCATGACAAGGATCTCACAAGCTTCGAAGAGCTTAAGCAATTGCACTATTTGCAAGCTGCGACACACGAAAGCATGAGGCTTTTTCCACCGATTCAGTTTGACTCAAAGTTTTGCTTGGAGGACGATGTGTTACCCGATGGGACAAAAGTGGAGAGTGGAACTAGGGTTACTTACCACCCCTACGCGATGGGGAGGTTGGAGGAGATATGGGGTTGTGATTGTTTGGAGTTTCGGCCACAAAGGTGGCTGAAGGATGGGGTGTTTCAACCCATGAATCCGTTCGAGTACCCGGTTTTTCAAGCGGGGTTGAGGGTGTGTGTAGGGAAGGAAGTGGCTCTGATGGAGATGAAGAGTGTGGCAGTTTCGTTGCTGAGGAAGTTCCACATCGAGTTGCTGGCACCCTTGTCTTTTGGGAACCCTCGCTTCTCTCCGGGGCTCACTGCCACTTTTAGTTTTGGCCTTCCCGTGATGGTTCGTGAAAGAGGAACTACAACAACCACCAAACCATCAAAAGGAGTCTAA